Proteins encoded by one window of Toxotes jaculatrix isolate fToxJac2 chromosome 22, fToxJac2.pri, whole genome shotgun sequence:
- the si:ch73-352p4.8 gene encoding cystine/glutamate transporter — translation MDGTQMKKEVDDKNSKTEEEVVHLRREIGLLPAVSFIIGTVVGSGIFIAPKGVLMNSGSVGLSLLVWALCGILSLFGALCYAELGTSFTKSGGHYTYLLETLGPLPAFLRLWVEFLFIRPAVASYVSLAFGRYVVEPFFAPCAAPTVLIKLVSILGVTFVVAVNCWSVTMASRTQVTLTFIKMFALVLIIIPGVIALAKGKTENFQNGFEIDSLTLDRLPLAFYNGLYAYGGWFYLNFVTEEVINPNRNIPLAIICSMVTVTVFYVLVNVAYYTMMTPAELLLSDAVAVTFANRALQGLASVIPILVALSCLGALNGGFFGSPRMLFVGAREGHWPPIFSMIHIRRHTPLPAVLLLYPLVVLMLITGEIYQLINFASFARWFFIALATLGMLIHRYRFPLHPRPFKVPLAIAVTFTVVCFFIVGLSLYSDPWNTGRSCILTLTGVPVYYVTVHRFRLPRRWRRIFDYCSKQLQILLEVAQQEVQTY, via the exons aTGGACGGGACACAGATGAAGAAAGAGGTAGATGACAAGAACtcaaagacagaagaggaggtggTACACCTTCGGAGAGAGATAGGCCTGCTGCCGGCTGTGTCCTTCATCATCGGGACCGTGGTGGGCAGCGGCATCTTCATTGCACCCAAGGGGGTCCTGATGAACAGTGGGAGCGTGGGGCTCTCTCTGCTGGTGTGGGCGCTGTGTGGAATCCTCTCATTGTTTG GGGCTTTGTGCTATGCTGAACTGGGCACCAGTTTTACAAAATCAGGGGGCCACTACACTTATCTCCTGGAGACACTGGGGCCATTGCCCGCCTTCTTACGACTCTGGGTGGAGTTCTTATTCATCAG GCCGGCTGTGGCTTCCTATGTGTCCCTGGCTTTCGGCCGCTATGTGGTGGAGCCGTTCTTTGCACCTTGTGCTGCCCCCACGGTGCTAATCAAACTCGTCAGCATCCTCGGAGTGA cATTTGTTGTGGCCGTCAACTGCTGGAGTGTGACCATGGCCTCTCGCACTCAGGTCACATTGACTTTCATTAAGATGTTTGCTCTGGTCCTCATCATCATCCCTGGTGTCATTGCATTGGCCAAAG gaaagacagaaaatttcCAGAATGGTTTTGAGATCGACTCATTAACACTGGATAGATTACCACTGGCCTTCTACAATGGTCTATATGCCTATGGTGGATG GTTTTATCTGAACTTTGTCACAGAAGAGGTCATTAACCCAAACAG AAACATCCCTCTGGCAATAATCTGCTCCATGGTGACAGTGACAGTCTTTTATGTGCTTGTTAATGTGGCCTACTACACCATGATGACACCCGCTGAGCTCCTGCTGTCTGATGCTGTGGCTGTG acgTTTGCCAACCGTGCTCTCCAGGGATTAGCCTCTGTGATTCCAATTCTTGTGGCCCTGTCCTGCCTCGGAGCACTTAACGGTGGCTTCTTCGGATCACCCAG GATGCTGTTTGTTGGAGCCAGGGAGGGCCACTGGCCACCAATCTTTTCCATGATTCACATCCGCAGACATACACCTTTGCCTGCTGTGCTGTTACTG TACCCTTTGGTGGTGTTGATGTTAATCACTGGAGAGATCTACCAGCTCATCAACTTTGCCTCCTTTGCTCGCTGGTTCTTCATCGCCTTGGCAACCTTGGGGATGCTCATCCATCGCTATCGCTTCCCTCTCCACCCAAGACCCTTCAAG GTCCCCCTGGCCATCGCAGTCACCTTCACAGTGGTCTGTTTCTTCATCGTGGGCCTGTCTCTGTATTCAGACCCCTGGAACACAGGGCGAAGCTGCATTCTCACGCTGACTGGAGTCCCAGTTTACTATGTGACCGTCCACCGTTTTCGTTTGCCCCGTAGATGGAGACGCATCTTCG ACTACTGcagcaaacagctgcagatCCTTCTAGAGGTGGCTCAACAGGAAGTCCAGACGTACTGA
- the foxm1 gene encoding forkhead box protein M1, whose product MTMRRSPRRPLILKRRKLPFQQNDPTAAESQSQFGASSSKEPSKSAASQCFPDGIRIMNHPSMSHTQVVVIPKTADLQSVIGALTAKGKECGVQGPNKFILLSENGSSDNGSFCQTAAEGDDISTCCTDGQPEKTEAMHNSPDVKHLTGIKPLNKDLECGPLDDSLTNIQWLGRMSTCAFEADPTKQMTNKENQNPNPQLFQAHNTQISAEAVQQPMSERPPYSYMAMIQFAINSRKNRRMTLKEIYMWIEDHFPYFREVAKPGWKNSIRHNLSLHDMFIRETSPDGKISFWTIRPEANRCLTLDQVYKPGCDPMTAPVPVPMLLLPHQQQKRMLPDARKTPAGSERRMKPLLPRTDSYLVPIQLPVSSSVYLPSSSAPFPPSCPQQKRNMSRGAKRVRIAPKVTQSDAPAVVVCPQKDKDQKEEMKEEPACVPIKCETPKALPKRQASSSRRKQRLVHSQHEEPVLLCPDNTFFDSGVASDASTFHDMQDTELDDHQHEQHSPDREFSFKTPIKSSSHLTSSTPSKPPSSVLPEPWKVTPVGKGSQNVLDFSPIRTPGGPAVTPRHDYTTFSFNSTPFKDWPLFSSPRELLTSAPPRATRPTDSPIECLQSSFSRELLQAGGATPANRSITEGLVLDTMNDSLSKILVDISFSGLDDDDLGMANISWSEFIPQFK is encoded by the exons ATGACCATGAGACGCAGCCCAAGGAGACCGCTGATCCTCAAAAGAAGAAAGTTGCCTTTTCAGCAAAATGATCCCACAGCAGCTGAATCGCAAAGCCAGTTTGGTGCATCCAGCTCCAAAGAACCTTCAAAATCAGCTGCGAGTCAGTGCTTCCCTGATGGGATCCGCATAATGAATCACCCCTCCATGTCTCACACTCAGGTTGTTGTCATTCCTAAAACAGCAGACCTTCAAAGTGTCATTGGGGCCCTCACTGCCAAAGGCAAAGAGTGTGGTGTCCAGGGACCAAACAAGTTCATCCTTCTGAGTGAGAATGGTAGCAGCGACAATGGATCTTTTtgtcagactgctgctgaaGGGGATGACATCTCTACATGTTGTACAGATGGACagccagagaaaacagaagccaTGCACAACTCCCCTGATGTTAAACATCTCACTGGAATTAAACCAC TGAACAAGGATCTGGAGTGTGGTCCTTTAGATGACAGCCTCACCAACATTCAGTGGCTGGGTAGAATGAGCACATGTGCCTTCGAAGCAGATCCTACCAAGCAGATGACCAACAAGGAGAACCAAAACCCAAATCCACAGTTGTTCCAG GCACACAATACACAAATCAGTGCAGAAGCTGTTCAACAACCCATGTCAGAGAGGCCACCATACTCCTACATGGCCATGATCCAGTTTGCTATCAACAGTAGGAAGAACAGAAGGATGACCCTGAAAGAGATATACATGTGGATTGAGGACCATTTCCCTTACTTCAGAGAGGTTGCCAAACCAGGATGGAAG aattcCATCCGCCATAACCTCTCTCTTCACGACATGTTCATTCGCGAGACGTCACCAGATGGTAAAATCTCTTTCTGGACCATCCGGCCTGAGGCAAATCGATGCCTCACTCTTGATCAGGTGTACAAG CCTGGTTGTGACCCAATGACTGCTCCTGTCCCGGTGCCAATGCTTTTATTACCCCACCAA caacAAAAGAGGATGCTTCCTGATGCAAGAAAGACACCAGCTGGCTCTG AGAGAAGGATGAAGCCTCTTCTCCCTCGAACCGATTCTTACTTGGTCCCGATCCAGCTCCCTGTCAGCTCCTCTGTTTACCTGCCGTCCTCGTCGGCCCCATTTCCCCCCTCTTGCCCACAACAGAAACGGAACATGTCACGTGGAGCCAAGAGAGTGCGGATAGCTCCTAAG GTGACCCAAAGCGATGCCCCAGCTGTGGTAGTGTGTCCACAGAAGGACAAAGACCAGAAGgaagagatgaaggaggagCCAGCATGTGTGCCAATAAAATGCGAGACTCCTAAAGCCCTTCCAAAGAGACAGGCCAGCAGCTCTAGACGTAAACAACGCCTGGTTCACTCTCAGCATGAGGAGCccgtcctcctctgtcctgacAATACTTTCTTTGACTCTGGCGTAGCCTCTGACGCTTCGACTTTCCACGACATGCAAGATACTGAGCTGGATGATCACCAGCATGAGCAGCACAGCCCGGACCGGGAGTTTTCCTTCAAGACTCCCATAAAGAGCAGCAGCCATCTGACCTCCTCCACCCCCAGCAAGCCCCCATCTAGTGTCTTACCCGAGCCCTGGAAAGTGACCCCTGTGGGAAAAGGGAGCCAAAACGTTCTGGACTTCAGCCCTATTCGCACACCGGGTGGTCCCGCTGTCACCCCACGGCATGACTACACCACGTTTAGTTTCAACAGCACTCCCTTTAAAGACTGGCCTCTGTTTAGCTCCCCCAGAGAGCTGCTCACGTCTGCTCCCCCCCGAGCAACCAGACCAACAGACTCTCCCATCGAATGCCTTCAAAGCAGCTTCTCCAGAGAGCTGCTTCAGGCAGGAGGTGCCACACCCGCTAACCGCTCAATCACAGAGGGCCTTGTCCTCGATACCATGAACGACAGCCTGAGTAAGATACTAGTGGACATCAGCTTCTCTGGTTTGGATGATGACGACCTAGGTATGGCTAACATCAGCTGGTCCGAGTTCATCCCACAGTTTAAGTAG